TTTACGCCAACTGGATTCATATTTGCTGAAATTAATGATCCAGATGAAATAAACGCCAAGATCGCTGAGCCAAGGACAGATAGAAGTAGGAATCGCAGATTTAGTTGTTGTTTACTTTTTTTATCAATATCAAGGACTTTAATTTTATTTAGGTTTATTAAAGCATAACCAAAAAGCATGATTGATAAAGTAATCATCCATGGAAACCTCCCGGCAGGTAATGCTGCAAGGGCTGGAATTGCAGGAATCTCACGAAGATTAAAGATAAATGGAGTGATATCAGTTGCACTACCTAGTGAAAATCCAGAACCTAAGATGTAGCTAAAGGTGGCAAAAAATAGATTAGGCAAATAAAGTATTTGTAAGAACAGCAACAGAATTCCGCCAATGATGCCTGGGTGAAGAACTACGGTTAGATTTTTAGCAATACTAAAGTTAAGTAGCAGGTTTAATGAGAAAAGTACTCCTGAGATTCCGAGCATGATTAAAAACATTTGGCCTGGTAATTTAACTAGTGTTTCAAAATTTACCGTAGTTGTGGCTAGAAATAATAAAAACATCAAAACTGCTATCCCTCTTAGATAGTCAACTGAGACTTGGCTGTTTGAAGCAATTAGTGCCAGTAGTAAGTAACAAATCAAATAGGTCAAGATAAAGTATGCCCGACTCATTTTTTTGTTTTCAATTACTGCAACTACTCTTCTATATCCCACTCGCATACTAAGCCAAGGAAGTATTACCGCACCTAACGGCAAGTAAGACAGGTACCCAGTTATCTCATTGCTAGTGATATGAAATGGCGCTAAATGCGATCCTAACCAAAGCCAAAGCGCAGCTCGCATTGGATCAGATGTAGTCCCGTATGTACTTCCAGCAGTTGCCCAAGCGAATAAGGTAATAAAAGCAAGTGGAAAAAGTATTATCAGTATTGATCTAATTACTTGTTGCAGCGTGATCAAGAACCTACGCGCAACCATTATTTTCCTATCTGCGATTTATCCATTCAATATCTTGCGCATCAAGTTAGCGGTTTCACTTGGTGTTTTACCAACCGCAACACCGACAGCTTCCAAAGCTTCTTTTTTAGCTGC
The Candidatus Nanopelagicus limnes DNA segment above includes these coding regions:
- a CDS encoding DUF6350 family protein — translated: MVARRFLITLQQVIRSILIILFPLAFITLFAWATAGSTYGTTSDPMRAALWLWLGSHLAPFHITSNEITGYLSYLPLGAVILPWLSMRVGYRRVVAVIENKKMSRAYFILTYLICYLLLALIASNSQVSVDYLRGIAVLMFLLFLATTTVNFETLVKLPGQMFLIMLGISGVLFSLNLLLNFSIAKNLTVVLHPGIIGGILLLFLQILYLPNLFFATFSYILGSGFSLGSATDITPFIFNLREIPAIPALAALPAGRFPWMITLSIMLFGYALINLNKIKVLDIDKKSKQQLNLRFLLLSVLGSAILAFISSGSLISANMNPVGVNPLRIGAIVFVHILLAFLVIHYLPKLFKKKDMQSRLAT